A region of the Argopecten irradians isolate NY chromosome 16, Ai_NY, whole genome shotgun sequence genome:
gaaaattgattCATTATGCATCCTTGTATTAATATTAACATATTCAATTTCTTTCATAGTCTAAGAAACCTCCTCCGAAAGCCTATGGTAAACCCAGCCAACAAAAACAGTTACAGAAAGAGCGTGAGCGGCCGAAGAGCGCAGCTGATACCAAAACCATCAAACAACTACTAGAAGAACTTTATATGGACAAGACATACCTAGAGAAATTACTAAATGATGAAAGTAGGTCACTTACAACTAGTTGTATTGGTCAataaattttcagcaaaataaGAAATTGCATTTCAATTACGGATTTCGCTCAAGTCTACTAAATGTCTAAGTTCTCTCTTTGACAtagtaaatgataaaaatatgcaGATATTTTAAGCATTAAGTTGCATGTGATCAAGTGTTTACtgaataataacaaaaaatgctTGTGAAAAGGTGTTTGAGGAACATGACCTTATATTGGCGTTAAAGAAATTTGTTAACCAATTTGAAGTATTTACAACCCAAAAAGTGAACTCAAACtataaaaaagtacaaaaacaatttacaaaaaatccAACAGCTTCTTAAATCTGAATAAAGTATAGATCTTCCCCTTATAAACAGAGTGGTAAAGTGTAGTGAAGATCTGTATTAATCAAATTTCAGCTTCTCATCCAGacataataattttttatgatttgtttCCTCACAGATTTGACAGGAGGCCGAAGCTACATGGAGCGTGAGATTAAGGGACATATATGTGATGGTCTTGACTACCTCCATAATCGTGCTGATTTCTGGCGCCAACAGAAACCGATGTACGCCCGTAAACGTGACAAGGAGAGGATGCGACGAAGCGGAAAGGCACGACCCAGGGATCCAGTGGCCTATATTATGCAGAACCTTGAGGAAATAGATGAAGGTATAATTTTAATTCAtgtcatatacaaatgtatgagtAAAAtcttatcataattatattaaaaaatattgtgtacTTTTAAgggatatgtttttttttctgtagttTTTCTATGGGGTCTCTGGCCTTCttcaccaataaacctggcatgtTTTTTAATGaccatgactgttaataggacgtaaagaAATCAAACAGATCTATTTTCTGAAATTTCTTGAGTGTTGGACTAGAAAACCAGATCGAGTGTGCATGATCCCTGGTGGAggcattgaaatatatttaaatgttgatCATGTACTATGGTTGTTTTCAAGGCATAGTCTTAGGAGattgattgattttaaaatgttacatcAATAACGAATCGATTAATTGTTAAGTTAACAAACTAGGAAATGCATGCAACTAGCATGGTCTTCTTTAATTAGAGCAATTGACATTTTTGTACGGAAAAGTGCTGATGAAAGGTTAGGAGCACTGAGAATTATACACATTTGATATAAAGTTATAAAGTTTCTGGATTCTTTGTTATCAAAGgcagtatataaatatatttaaaaccaaATTATTCTGGGTACaaatttttaattacattgattgattattttcatGCCTTATTTGTATGCATCATTGAATGGTGCTTTCATTTTGTGATGTATGTGTTTTTATgtgtgcaatttatttttgtgatatttcgTGTATTCCCAGcaaaatgtgtatttatatagtTGTACTTTTGACGTAAATGATTTATTGTATAGTATAATTctcataatgaggaaaaacggtataaagctagtatattaataatccgaaataaaaggccaaaataaattcaaagtaaaatcaaaatcatttctatggaatatatattcagccactatagggccttcttcagtccgagataacactaacacaacatgttcgtctacatgtttgtttacatctattgtgtgcaggtacgaaatgtctcggcccgtttGATGTATACGGCGGGTTATTTATAATTCTCAATTTGACACTACAAGTCAAATGTAATttttaatgtacatatgtaactTATGATATTTTTCCAGCCCAAGCTGAGGGTAAATATGAGACTAGTCTTAACACAGCTAAGAAGCTGATGAAAACAGTGAGAGAAATGTCCGAAGAAGACTTAGCTAATAAATGGGAGATCATTGCTAACATCCACAGCCAAATGGGTAATGCTTACCTAGAGATGGGGAAATTCTCGCCTGCCATTGATAACCATGAGGCAGACTTGGATATAGCTGAAAACAAGTAagtggttatctccccttacagaggaaaaattatatttgatgcatactaaaaaaatgacaaaaactgGGTGTGTTGCTTAATATATACTGGTGTGCTGATTTACACTGTATGTATACAGAACCTAAATCAGCTAATTGTCAGAGGAGCATTAATTAATGGggaaaaaagtgaaaaaatagaaataactaCAGCTCGAGGAATGTTATAGTTAGTTAGAGAGTGTTACTTACTGCTGaatattttgaagtttttaaGATATAATTTAAAAGTACTTCATCtgtattaaattgatatttatgaataatttaaTTCATAGGAACTTAATTTGCTATAAGCTGTTTATACTGTGACCATGTTGTATATGTTACAGTGGATTAGAAGATGCCAAATCGAGAGCTCTGGACAACATTGGACGTGTTTATGCCAGAAAGGGCAACTTTGAAAAGGCTATAGAAGTGTAAGtacatatcaaataaaattttaaaagaagaaaatcaAAACCAGTAAACTATGGACAACATCACAACAACAAACTACTGGTAAATTACACAGATGATAAATTACCGCTTTATTTCAGTTTGCTTATTATCCTAAtcttcgacccaataagcgccctcCTCCCTCGACACCCACACACCCACACACCCCACACCCAACCCCCCCCTCCACACACATACATTTTTTGGCGTCAATTACAcctacttcaaattaaatgcagactgcaaatatgaaaattaactgTTTGTTTTCTTACTGggttcttttgcaaattgatttatgacttactttgtagaataattttatgaaaggcaagTCCAAATTTCTTTCTGTTGAGTGCCCtctgattgatttttttttaaatgccctaGGGGCCTATTTGGTCGAATATGGCATGCTTACATTCAGTGATAATATGACAGATGCTTCCTTTACAGAATACCAACTTTTATTTCTATAGAGGGTGCTTATAACAATAACATAACCCATTACTGTAGATTACTGATGGATGTTATATCTATATTACAGCTGGGAGAAGAAGTTACCACTTAGTAAATCACCTTTAGAAAAGACATGGTTGTTCCATGAAATTGGTCGATGTTATTTGGAGAGTGAGAAGTTTGACAAGGCTCGTGAGTACGGAGAGAAATCTTTACACGCAGCACGAGAGGCCGATGATGATGGCTGGCAGCTCCACGCTAGTGTTCTAGTTGCCCAATCAGAAGGTAACAAAGCTATCCCATAATACTCCTCTGACAGAGGTTCTCATTTCCGATTGAATAGATCATAACATCAATAGCTAGACCATAACATTTGAGTTTGTTATCTGTTAGCATGCATTTAGGTGTTTTGGTGGCACAACTATGTTTATTACACAATTATTTTTGttgtccccagaggttcgttataagaGTGTTGTACTGTACTGTTATTTGATAACAGTTAAATAAACTACAATATTTTTAACTGTAATAATAAATACTATTACTTGTTTACAGTTAAATCCAAAGAGTACCAATCTGCACAAGCGTCGTTTGAGGAGGCTCTGGAACTAGCCAAGAGATTAGAGGACGACGCAGCAATGAACGCAGTTACAAAAGCATTAGAGGAAGTCAATGATAAAATTGCCAAGGGTTATAGGGCGGGAGAGGACGAAGATGAGGACGAGGGTGATGCCAAGAAAGTAGATTACAGAGCAGGGGAGGATGATGATGAGGGCAGAAAATCGTCACAAAGCAAAGACTGTAAGTAAAATGAGATCTAGATCACACAAGCctgaaaatttaaaatacacAGTTAACTTATGATGATTTATTAAgcattaatattattatcaatatgtttttGGTTTGTGAAGTCATTatgattttacttacttttacaatgaaaaatattcagtTATGGTGTAATGATATCCTATTTAACCAATGATTCGGTGTGGCCAATGATTGTATCTCTTGTTTACCAGTGACATCGTTCTGTATGTATGATGCCATTATATTCATGTACATTTTTCTTGGTCTATGGAAAAgaacctcaaagatctaaccaatagaaatgagtgtcaCATATGAAATTTAGTTATTACAGGATATACCTTCCTTAACAGAAAGCACATTTGTGCATTGAATTGAGACAAAATACTTCTTTTGTTTGGACATTTACGGCCAATTAATCTATGAAAAGGTTATTGTAGTGAGAAAAAATGTCTGTAGAATGCAGTTGTGTGTGAAGCtcattataaatacaataaacGTTACCATACTTTCCAGGGAAAATGCCAAACTTCTCTCTTTCTTGattgtattttatatcaattttcagCAAAGAGAATCCGAGCAGGAGAAGACGAAGACAATGACGGAAGAAAATCTCGAGGATCCAGTAAAGCAGGTTAGTACAACTATGTGTATTTTGGGGTGATTCTAAATTAAGTGTTTTGCTTGCATTCTGCCATATGATCAGTTAATGATAAAGAATATCATCCTCACTGCGCCAATCAAGCTATGTTCTGAATATCTGGGAATTGCAGTCTTTTTGCATTGGCAATAGCAATAGGCTTGGTAATCTTAGCTCGTTGGTTAGCAAAATATGCTTGTCATGAATTGATAGGCATAGATTGAAGGATGAGTTTTATAGCAAAGGTTTAAGAGCTTAGCTTGTAAATTAGATAACTTTGTAGAATTTTAGACGAACACTGTGATAACTGTAATTATGTAATCAGGACTTTAAAACCGGCCTATTCTGTTTCATAGAGGCAGGACATATTCAATATGTGTTTTTAAAGTTtcttaataattattatttgatgttttggtaaagattattttttaatttgaaacctATCTTGTCTAATCTATTAGATACGACAATACTTTCAATTTGATGGTGttacattaaaatttattacagtataccaatatatatatatactactgaTTAGGGACTATTCGTTAGAGTAAAATTTCTAATTTGTTTTCAATGGGTTAAATTTGACATTTGAGTAGTCCTAAACATGAAATGTCTATCACTCTCCATTTTGTACCTGTTATTGTGTGTGATTTGTAGAATATGAAGATGATTTTGAGGAAGAGAAAGGTAcatatttattcaatatttcaaaacctTAAAACCAAATGTTGCTAGACACAAAATgttaattcattttcaatttaatcATATAATCATAGAAAATGCAATTAAAAGAACATTCACTCATCCATAAATGAGGAACAAGTTTCAAAaccaatattgttttaaaaatgattgattAACGacttgaagatgatgatgacgtTTTCAAATTATGCATTTCCTATGATTAGAAAGATGAAAACGAAAAGAGATATAAAATAATAGTTTTTgcaagaaatttaaaaaaaaatgttataactCTTCTTTTCGATCAACTTTCTCATCTTTATTTAAAATCCATATGCCTTTCATTGGATTTATAAATTTCTTTAGGTGCATGTGCCAACTCACTGACAGGCTAATTATAATATGTTATAGACaattaaaaagattaaaaagCTAAGGAAAGAATATCATGTGTTTCCAAGACGAACTTTTATCTAGACTCCATAATGAAGTGTTGCATTTATTAACACACTATATATTcgtataaaaatatttaaaaaaaataattcaccaACAATCATATACACAGAATTAGTAATCATTAGTAGATACTTTTGCTTGTTCATTTCACAATCATAAAAGTTAAACGGAAATAATACGTATTGGAAACACTTGCCTTGCATAAACGACTTATCAGGCTATTGTTAGAACTAACATGTACTAgattacatatattttcattattttaaatgatgAAATGTTAGTTGCTTAACTGCTAAATCTTTTAGGCTATAAAACTTGATAGCAATCTTATAGGATTAAAAAGACTAAGCTATGTTAAGATTATATTTTTCTTCCTCTGATTTTTAatcaatattcatttacttgtaAAACAACTAACTATTCCTTTATCTACTGACGAAGAGGTTAAAATAGCAGAATTTGCATTTGCAACTCTCTGCAAGTAACAGCTACTATTtccaattttcaaaatacattcaAAAGTTATCTTTATATAGTTTTTTGAGAGAGAGTTACTTGGTTTATATTGCAAaggcaatatatatttgtaattgtacatcATAAGGCAAACTCCCAACAGGATACCCTTATATCAgtgttttatatatgttatatacagaTTTTGAGCTTTTTGTCTCGATATCTTACTATTAAATCATTTTGAGCGGAATTTGAAACGCATggaaatattgttattaagaaATATCATAATGCGATTTTGAAGTACCAGGTATAATTccaatatttctttaaaacacGCAAAAAACCATCGTTCTGAAATTGTTATCAGTAATTTGAGGAAGTGCACTATATTGTTGGATACATGGAAATGTTTCCATATTATTCACATTTGTCATGTACAATCACAGCTGAAGTATTTTTGTGGAcagtttgatgttgttttatatcatctaagaaatattgtattgtaatttTATTAACTTAGCCTAGCCTAATGATAAGATAAATCTAAATGCTTCTTTTCATGGAACTTTACATTGCTTTGTTACGCCTACCCACTGAACCAGAGGAGGTCTCTCATGAAAACTTACAAACGGAAAATTTGCATTCAAATGGTGATGTCACGATTTCGGAAAAACttaatttcaaagagaaattaGAAATAGATGATCATAAGAAAAATAGCGCGGACCAGTATGGAAATGAAACAGACGATGACAAATTTGGACGTCTCTTAGCAGAGGACACAGCTGCAAAAAATGTTAGCAGTGCTAATAAGGCATATTTTGATTCCTCTGTCTCATCAGCTGGTTCCGGTGAGATTAAAACCGACGGCAACAAAGATAATGGAAATAAGCCGAAGTGTTCTGATATGATCAACGAGCAGACATCAAAGGAAACTTCTGAATCAGATGGCAAACACCAGAAAAATGATAAGAGCACCACTGGAGAGGAAAATGGTCTATTAATAAAAGCTGAGTCGCAAGCCGACGGTGAAACTGTTAGTGATAGGAAAAACGACCGGATTTCtgatatagaaaataaaacttCTGTCATTTCTGATAACGTGCCACACGAGTCCCGACAAACTCATAACGGATCTAATGTTGATGGCGatgatattgtaaaaaaatcGTCTCCAAAAGAGACCATCAGTGATGATGACAGACAAGATAATAGAAAACACTCTGAAGaatttatgtttaaatatatcaatGATACGACCGGAAGTCGACCTAGTTCTAAGAGTTCTCGCGCATCTCCTCCCAAATTAGGAGACAGTCAACACAGACAGGTGAAGACCAATCCAAGCGCTGATGTATGTAATGAAGCTGAGACTGGGAAAGATGAGAAACACTCAAGAGAATCAACCGATCAGCATGATACAAGAATGCTTCAGAGTAGTTCTAAAAGTTCAGAGATAGTAGGCAGTGCCAAACAGCAGGAGAAAGTCGTAAAGCAGAGGTCATTGGAAGAAACATCAAGAACTAGAAAAGCAAGCACTCCCAAAAGCAAAGTGAAAACGAAAGAGAAGACAGAGAATAAGATAGAGGATGAAGTTATAAAAACAAAGAAGGAACAATCAGGAAGACCCAAGAGAATCCGAATAAGCGATCCGGATACGAAAGCGACTCGAAAAGGGGAGGTAAATAAACCAGAATCAGAGGATGGCTTAAGAAAGGGCGATTTATCTTCAAGTGTAAAAACTCGGAAACTTAAAAGTGCCGATAATGTTTTGACGAGACCAAACATTCCTAAAGATCACCGTAGGAAATCAGATATATCTCCCTATGTTACACCAAATGCTGTCGGTCCTCAAACTAAAAAAACATCAGCAACATCACAGAAATCACAAACAAAGAAGAAAAGCAACGATTCGGTTATATCTCAAATACTTTCATCCGGTAAATCAACGCCTAGTAGATCTGGTTATAAAATAGCAAAGTCTGGATCGAGACGAAGCTCAAGGAAGATAAGTTCATCTCCAAAGGATGAGCAAAAAGGGGGGAACGATGATGTCAATACATCGCCTTTGAAAAATGAGGCAGCGAAGACCGTATCTTTAACGCATAAGAAATCAGTGACTGATGATAGGAAAGTGGAATCCCGTAATGGTGAGTGAGGGCAACTGTCTACCGCATGCAGTATACCCCTGTATACATTTCATATACCGTGCATCGTAGCCTAGAGCAAGTGAATGTGTCGTTTGGTGATAATGTATTGACTGTCATCCTAGTTACGTTCcagcattttaatttattacgAAATCATTACAAACCGATGGAAATGGATTTAGTGCATGATCCCCGCTTTGCTATAATGTGACATATACCAGTGTACATGTTTATAGCCCGTGTCAATAAAATGTGTATTCATATCGTTGTGGTTATAGTTGCGGTGTGTTTGACCATGATATTATACTGTACTCGTGTTAATttcgtatttgcatattacatagttatctgccaatgcgggtaggtattgaatGTAACGTCATGTGTTTCTGAGGGTAACGTCATACTCGACAAACAACTTGAATTTTGCTTATAAAgtaatgacgtcaaaatggaTACCTAATCGAAAGGGATGTAACTGCAATATGCAAAGGCGGAATATAGatgtaatgatataaatgtaattgtattacatgaggtatattttatgttgaaaagCTATGCCATAtgtaatgtattatataaatgtaatataaccTGAATATTGTGGATCAATTATGCTATGATGTCTGCTAAGATGCATGTTTGTGTGCATATCGCCGTTAAAAAGTCTTCCGAACCTGTTAACAAGGTTAAAATTTCTTTCGATTGTAGGTTTGGAAGATTCTGTATTTCATGATGTGAACGATTGAATTTAGGTCTTCAGAAATTCTTTACagttttagtatttttattattcattctAATGGAATATTGCGAAATTCGGGTCTTTCACACagtaaaataaactttttttccGTTGCATTCATCATGAATCTAATCCATTAAATATCCAATGctaatatgtttaaaaattatTCGTACATTTAACATTATTCTTTTTGGTGTGTGATTGGATACGACAATCATAGTGAATACTTTTTGTGTATACTGGAATTAAAATTGGCGATTTACAGGTGTTAAAGAGGAGATTATTGACAAAGCTCCGACGTCGCCGACCCGACGTTCAGAAGGATCAGGTAGACGCTCGGTTGAGGCAGCGTCGCCGCAAAAGCGAACACCTCTTCATTCGCCGACAAAACGTTCTCTCGCTGGCTCACCGTCAAAACGATCCGCCCATTCCCCGTCCAAAATGTCCGCCTCTTCTCGGCGACAGACGTACTCGCCTACAAAGCAATCACGAGAAGTATCCTTTAAGGAAGGTTCAGCTAAGGGGTCTGTAAAAGGGTCCGCTAAGGGGTCAGCAGGCGGAAGGTCGGCCCCAGGTAGTGCTCAGCAAAGAGCGTCGCCTGCCGCGGCAACGGACACTGGGTCGGCGAGAGGGTCGGCTAAGCGATCACCCGGAGGATTCGCAGCGACAACAGAAAGCGGTTAGACATTTGATAATGCGTGCTTACCTTAAAATGACTGAAAATTAACGGTTTGGtttgatagttttttttattaatacagGTAACGATGTAACTGCATGATTCTATTAGTCcgatatcaaattatatagGCTACATATAATACGCTTATGTCATTGCTATTGAATACCGACAACGGACGCAACTCTAATGACATGAATAGATCAGGAAATTTATATGTTCCCTTCATGCCAATGCATTTGATTCATGACTCTAATAAAATTGAATTCATGAAATTAGCAATCATTCGCCTGTCGCCTTACATTAAGTTATTTAAATATGCTTTTTCATCCCGATTATTCTAACATCGTTACAAAACCTGCTTCCGTTAATATGCCGaattgtttctttaaaaaaagatCTGAAAACATATTCGCTGGCATTTCGATATATGCTCCAAAGCTGTTTGCTGTTTCGCGTTGTTTTCATGTTACAGATGTTCACGGACAGTGATTTTGTTGTTGACTATATTAAGGTTATATTAACTTTGTGGAATGCCGTAGTGTTGTTTTACTGATGTGTGTTGACATGCTGTGTTCATACTGTTTTAAGTTTTTTATCTTAGTTATTGTATCCATGAAAGATGTCACTAGTACATTTTCATTtccagaatattttattttctaatgttATGATAATATGAATTGGGCAATAGGTCAAGTCTGCACAAGCCctgttatataaaaatataggtGCAATGTAGTGTACAAATAGTATTATACTTGTATATAGAACACGGGCTTTTCAAAATGCAAACAATTATTTAAGTTAATTCTTTCTGATATCAATAATGAATCGTTGAAGAGATTGAATTTCAAGAATTGATGATCATTGGGAgaagatatataattaaaatgtgcTTGTCCATTTATCCGCGGTGTTTTCATGAAACAAATGTTCAAGGatagtgattttgttgttgatCATTAATGACGTATTAACCCTGTGGAATGCCGTAGTGTTGTgtgaattatattttttacatattgTTGTATTCATGatgtttttaaatttgtatCATGCCAATcaattatattgaaaattatCACTAGTACCTGAATTCGATTAGATGATGATAAGGTAGTTTCAACTTAACATCTCAATAATACGCTGCGGTTACTTTCTTTTTAGGAGTCCCAGGCTCATTTCCTGCActgtttttaatttgaatatgtattgatttaaacatatgttaTTGCTATGAATAGCAAATGGATTGAACACGAGTTATGCTTAACGTATAAACGACGTATTCAAATATTCAGTATTAATGAAATTATTGCCTTCTGATGATTTTAGGAACTATATACAACGTACATTCCCATGGAATGCGtctcattatttttaaattatgtttgtactcttttttctttatttgttcaTGATAATTAATAACTGAAACATGAAAAGCATGAAAGTGTGTTATTTTGGATTTATGCAGTTTTTGAATCCGAGGAATCGTTTCAAAATTGAATTCAATAAGATTCCTTTTATATTTGAGTGGCTATAAGCAAAATTTAGTAAACATATTCTTGTTAATATCATATTGAAGCATTACGTTGTTGCTACGACATTAGCGTAGCATACGTTGTACACGTAATCAGTTGTACAAGCAAACATTTCAGCTTCGCTTACAGTGGGCTAATAGCGGTTGCGTTTCCCATTAGCGTTAGCATGTTTTAGTTAGACTTAGCTTTACGCTT
Encoded here:
- the LOC138310687 gene encoding outer dynein arm-docking complex subunit 4-like isoform X6, which produces MPGRRKGRDDSDMGSEKEETGSFETLRDEGMYFIHVQQWQTAVDSFTRALDMNPDDNLVLVTRAKCYLQLGMAENALADAEQALTNEKKYIKGLLMKAEALYQLGHFETALVFFHRGHKLRQERGEFRLGIQKAQEAINNSIGGPSSVKLNTTGDLSFFDKQDNPVIEQEPPSEDETDKSKKPPPKAYGKPSQQKQLQKERERPKSAADTKTIKQLLEELYMDKTYLEKLLNDENLTGGRSYMEREIKGHICDGLDYLHNRADFWRQQKPMYARKRDKERMRRSGKARPRDPVAYIMQNLEEIDEAQAEGKYETSLNTAKKLMKTVREMSEEDLANKWEIIANIHSQMGNAYLEMGKFSPAIDNHEADLDIAENNGLEDAKSRALDNIGRVYARKGNFEKAIEVWEKKLPLSKSPLEKTWLFHEIGRCYLESEKFDKAREYGEKSLHAAREADDDGWQLHASVLVAQSEVKSKEYQSAQASFEEALELAKRLEDDAAMNAVTKALEEVNDKIAKGYRAGEDEDEDEGDAKKVDYRAGEDDDEGRKSSQSKDSKRIRAGEDEDNDGRKSRGSSKAGNDGEEEIVDDTQEVEGAKGQTKAATPPPPETQEEAIEDESPQTKGLDMIYLHAT
- the LOC138310687 gene encoding outer dynein arm-docking complex subunit 4-like isoform X2 encodes the protein MPGRRKGRDDSDMGSEKEETGSFETLRDEGMYFIHVQQWQTAVDSFTRALDMNPDDNLVLVTRAKCYLQLGMAENALADAEQALTNEKKYIKGLLMKAEALYQLGHFETALVFFHRGHKLRQERGEFRLGIQKAQEAINNSIGGPSSVKLNTTGDLSFFDKQDNPVIEQEPPSEDETDKSKKPPPKAYGKPSQQKQLQKERERPKSAADTKTIKQLLEELYMDKTYLEKLLNDENLTGGRSYMEREIKGHICDGLDYLHNRADFWRQQKPMYARKRDKERMRRSGKARPRDPVAYIMQNLEEIDEAQAEGKYETSLNTAKKLMKTVREMSEEDLANKWEIIANIHSQMGNAYLEMGKFSPAIDNHEADLDIAENNGLEDAKSRALDNIGRVYARKGNFEKAIEVWEKKLPLSKSPLEKTWLFHEIGRCYLESEKFDKAREYGEKSLHAAREADDDGWQLHASVLVAQSEVKSKEYQSAQASFEEALELAKRLEDDAAMNAVTKALEEVNDKIAKGYRAGEDEDEDEGDAKKVDYRAGEDDDEGRKSSQSKDSKRIRAGEDEDNDGRKSRGSSKAGVKEEIIDKAPTSPTRRSEGSGRRSVEAASPQKRTPLHSPTKRSLAGSPSKRSAHSPSKMSASSRRQTYSPTKQSREVSFKEGSAKGSVKGSAKGSAGGRSAPGSAQQRASPAAATDTGSARGSAKRSPGGFAATTESGNDGEEEIVDDTQEVEGAKGQTKAATPPPPETQEEAIEDESPQTKGLDMIYLHAT
- the LOC138310687 gene encoding outer dynein arm-docking complex subunit 4-like isoform X1, which produces MPGRRKGRDDSDMGSEKEETGSFETLRDEGMYFIHVQQWQTAVDSFTRALDMNPDDNLVLVTRAKCYLQLGMAENALADAEQALTNEKKYIKGLLMKAEALYQLGHFETALVFFHRGHKLRQERGEFRLGIQKAQEAINNSIGGPSSVKLNTTGDLSFFDKQDNPVIEQEPPSEDETDKSKKPPPKAYGKPSQQKQLQKERERPKSAADTKTIKQLLEELYMDKTYLEKLLNDENLTGGRSYMEREIKGHICDGLDYLHNRADFWRQQKPMYARKRDKERMRRSGKARPRDPVAYIMQNLEEIDEAQAEGKYETSLNTAKKLMKTVREMSEEDLANKWEIIANIHSQMGNAYLEMGKFSPAIDNHEADLDIAENNGLEDAKSRALDNIGRVYARKGNFEKAIEVWEKKLPLSKSPLEKTWLFHEIGRCYLESEKFDKAREYGEKSLHAAREADDDGWQLHASVLVAQSEVKSKEYQSAQASFEEALELAKRLEDDAAMNAVTKALEEVNDKIAKGYRAGEDEDEDEGDAKKVDYRAGEDDDEGRKSSQSKDSKRIRAGEDEDNDGRKSRGSSKAEYEDDFEEEKGVKEEIIDKAPTSPTRRSEGSGRRSVEAASPQKRTPLHSPTKRSLAGSPSKRSAHSPSKMSASSRRQTYSPTKQSREVSFKEGSAKGSVKGSAKGSAGGRSAPGSAQQRASPAAATDTGSARGSAKRSPGGFAATTESGNDGEEEIVDDTQEVEGAKGQTKAATPPPPETQEEAIEDESPQTKGLDMIYLHAT
- the LOC138310687 gene encoding outer dynein arm-docking complex subunit 4-like isoform X3; its protein translation is MPGRRKGRDDSDMGSEKEETGSFETLRDEGMYFIHVQQWQTAVDSFTRALDMNPDDNLVLVTRAKCYLQLGMAENALADAEQALTNEKKYIKGLLMKAEALYQLGHFETALVFFHRGHKLRQERGEFRLGIQKAQEAINNSIGGPSSVKLNTTGDLSFFDKQDNENRRKSKKPPPKAYGKPSQQKQLQKERERPKSAADTKTIKQLLEELYMDKTYLEKLLNDENLTGGRSYMEREIKGHICDGLDYLHNRADFWRQQKPMYARKRDKERMRRSGKARPRDPVAYIMQNLEEIDEAQAEGKYETSLNTAKKLMKTVREMSEEDLANKWEIIANIHSQMGNAYLEMGKFSPAIDNHEADLDIAENNGLEDAKSRALDNIGRVYARKGNFEKAIEVWEKKLPLSKSPLEKTWLFHEIGRCYLESEKFDKAREYGEKSLHAAREADDDGWQLHASVLVAQSEVKSKEYQSAQASFEEALELAKRLEDDAAMNAVTKALEEVNDKIAKGYRAGEDEDEDEGDAKKVDYRAGEDDDEGRKSSQSKDSKRIRAGEDEDNDGRKSRGSSKAEYEDDFEEEKGVKEEIIDKAPTSPTRRSEGSGRRSVEAASPQKRTPLHSPTKRSLAGSPSKRSAHSPSKMSASSRRQTYSPTKQSREVSFKEGSAKGSVKGSAKGSAGGRSAPGSAQQRASPAAATDTGSARGSAKRSPGGFAATTESGNDGEEEIVDDTQEVEGAKGQTKAATPPPPETQEEAIEDESPQTKGLDMIYLHAT
- the LOC138310687 gene encoding outer dynein arm-docking complex subunit 4-like isoform X5, whose product is MPGRRKGRDDSDMGSEKEETGSFETLRDEGMYFIHVQQWQTAVDSFTRALDMNPDDNLVLVTRAKCYLQLGMAENALADAEQALTNEKKYIKGLLMKAEALYQLGHFETALVFFHRGHKLRQERGEFRLGIQKAQEAINNSIGGPSSVKLNTTGDLSFFDKQDNPVIEQEPPSEDETDKSKKPPPKAYGKPSQQKQLQKERERPKSAADTKTIKQLLEELYMDKTYLEKLLNDENLTGGRSYMEREIKGHICDGLDYLHNRADFWRQQKPMYARKRDKERMRRSGKARPRDPVAYIMQNLEEIDEAQAEGKYETSLNTAKKLMKTVREMSEEDLANKWEIIANIHSQMGNAYLEMGKFSPAIDNHEADLDIAENNGLEDAKSRALDNIGRVYARKGNFEKAIEVWEKKLPLSKSPLEKTWLFHEIGRCYLESEKFDKAREYGEKSLHAAREADDDGWQLHASVLVAQSEVKSKEYQSAQASFEEALELAKRLEDDAAMNAVTKALEEVNDKIAKGYRAGEDEDEDEGDAKKVDYRAGEDDDEGRKSSQSKDSKRIRAGEDEDNDGRKSRGSSKAEYEDDFEEEKGNDGEEEIVDDTQEVEGAKGQTKAATPPPPETQEEAIEDESPQTKGLDMIYLHAT